The following are from one region of the Flavimobilis soli genome:
- a CDS encoding response regulator: protein MTSNDARIRVAVVEDHTLFRSMLEKILEDDEALQLTSSTATVTEARARITPGSTDVVLLDIDLPDGNGIGLGVLLCRADPNLKVVLLSAQDAMDLMLDLPRDIAGGWSYLSKTSTNDSAALLRAIHIAAAGGSTLDPALLNRMTPRAGSRVAQLTDRQYGVLRLLAAGYSNGGIAHELGIAEKSVQNHVNAIYSTLGIDASPDRNPRVSAALRLIEETGPA from the coding sequence ATGACGAGTAATGACGCACGGATCCGCGTGGCGGTGGTCGAGGACCACACCCTGTTCCGCAGCATGCTCGAGAAGATCCTGGAGGACGACGAAGCTCTCCAGCTGACCAGCTCGACGGCGACGGTCACCGAAGCCCGTGCACGCATCACTCCCGGTTCTACGGACGTCGTGCTGCTCGATATCGACCTGCCGGACGGCAACGGCATCGGGCTGGGCGTGCTCCTGTGCCGCGCTGACCCGAACCTCAAGGTCGTGCTGCTCAGCGCGCAGGACGCGATGGACCTCATGCTCGACCTCCCGCGGGACATCGCGGGCGGGTGGAGCTACCTGTCCAAGACGTCGACGAACGACTCGGCCGCGCTGCTGCGCGCGATCCACATCGCAGCCGCGGGCGGGTCGACCCTCGACCCCGCCCTGCTCAACCGGATGACGCCGCGAGCCGGATCACGGGTCGCCCAGCTCACCGACCGTCAGTACGGGGTGCTCCGCCTGCTGGCGGCGGGCTACTCGAACGGCGGGATCGCGCACGAGCTCGGCATCGCGGAGAAGTCGGTGCAGAACCACGTCAACGCGATCTACTCGACGCTCGGCATCGACGCCTCGCCGGACCGCAACCCGCGCGTGAGCGCGGCGCTGCGACTGATCGAGGAGACCGGCCCGGCCTGA